The Acinonyx jubatus isolate Ajub_Pintada_27869175 chromosome D1, VMU_Ajub_asm_v1.0, whole genome shotgun sequence genome includes a window with the following:
- the LOC106986193 gene encoding olfactory receptor 10AG1-like — protein sequence MKCEDVKADDNTSTIKQFVLLGFSDLPNLQRLLFGVFSTIYVIILIGNSLVITITRLDKALQKPMYFFLAHLSSLEICYVSVTLPRILVNLWTQDRSISMLGCASQMCFFLALGATECFLLTVMAYDRYVAICNPLHYLLVMNQKMCIQLAVGSWIGGVPVQIGQTCQIFSLHFCNSNQINHFFCDIPPILRLACGDLFVHEISVYVLAMLFVTLPFVLILVSYSKIISTILKLPTTRGRAKAFSTCSSHLLVVFLFFGSATITYLRPKSNHSAGTDRLLSLFYTTVTPMFNPLIYSLRNKDVTAALRKLLLKKMA from the coding sequence ATGAAATGTGAAGACGTGAAAGCAGATGATAATACTTCCACCATAAAGCAATTTGTGCTCTTGGGATTTTCTGACCTTCCAAACCTCCAACGGTTACTATTTGGAGTGTTCTCCACCATTTACGTTATTATCTTAATTGGAAATAGCCTCGTAATAACAATAACCAGGCTTGACAAGGCACTACAGAAACCCATGTATTTTTTCCTGGCGCATCTTTCCTCGTTGGAAATCTGTTACGTGTCCGTCACTCTCCCTAGGATTCTGGTGAACCTTTGGACTCAGGATAGAAGCATTTCTATGCTGGGCTGTGCCTCCCAGATGTGCTTCTTCCTCGCGTTGGGAGCCACTGAGTGTTTCCTCCTGACAGtaatggcctatgaccgctacgTGGCCATTTGTAACCCTCTGCACTACCTTCTTGTCATGAACCAGAAGATGTGTATCCAACTGGCTGTTGGCTCCTGGATCGGTGGAGTCCCAGTCCAGATAGGACAAACATGTCagattttctctctgcatttctgTAATTCTAACCAAATCAACCACTTCTTCTGCGACATACCCCCCATCCTCCGGCTAGCCTGTGGGGACCTCTTTGTACATGAGATATCGGTCTATGTATTAGCTATGTTGTTTGTCACACTTCCTTTTGTGTTGATACTTGTCTCTTACAGCAAAATCATTTCCACCATTCTCAAGTTGCCAACCACCAGGGGACGGGCCAAAGCTTTTTCCACCTGTTCTTCCCACCTGCTGGTCgtgtttttattctttggatCCGCTACCATTACCTACTTAAGGCCCAAGTCCAATCATTCTGCAGGAACTGACAGACTGCTCTCTCTTTTCTATACCACAGTGACGCCAATGTTTAATCCCCTGATATACAGTCTTAGGAACAAGGATGTGACTGCAGCCCTGAGAAaactattacttaaaaaaatggcgTGA